Within Metabacillus sp. KUDC1714, the genomic segment AATTTATCTCCACCATTGCCAAAAGGCGGGCGGACGTAGGAATCATAACCAACTGGGTCTGTTTCATTATTCCAATACAGCTCAAGACCCTGCAAACGATCCTGAACATCATCCTCGTAACTCTCTCCAACTTTTTTTAATTGAGACATATCAATTGTTGCTGCCATCGCACGTGAGAATGGCCATACATAAGAGTATGGGTTACCGCCATTATGCGGGTATTCCTCAAGGTAAAGCTTAGAGTCTGACTGATAAAAGTATTTTTGCAGCGCCTCATATGAATCAATGGCACGCTCCATATTTTTCTTTTGATGGGATGCAGCATTAGCTTCCGAATTGGGAAATGCTACGGAAACGATCAAAAATGATAAGATGGTTAAAATGAACAACGGTTTCTTCATTTTTATTCCCCCTAAAGTATGGTTCGATTGTAAGTATCCGTTTTAAAACATGCAATAAAATTTTTCACAGAATTCTATTCTCTTACACCTCTAAATCCCTTTCCCTAATAGATAAAATTGAATATTCAGTTATATCAATTCAGTAAGGGTTAACAGTGCATAAAATTCAATCATAGGAGCTTGATCTAATAACCATTTATGTTCTTGTGAAACACCTTTTTCCCCCGTCCAATCCTTGCTGAAAAGTCCATTCTCATCCCTTGCGTGTTTCCATGCATAATTGACATTTGCCTGTATTGCATTAATATACATACGATTACGGCTAGGATCTGCATGATATAAGGCTAAGTATCCCTTGAATAAAATTACATTAAACCATGGAGAATCTGGGAAAACAGCAAATGAAAGATCATTTTTCTTTTTTTAAAAGTACTCTAAGCTTGACTCAGCTAAACGAGATGCTTCTATTAAATAGATATCTTCATTTGTCAGTTTATAAAGCAAGGCATTGGAATGAATAATAGTTCCTACGTTATAAGTGTACGTCGTTTGATCAATGCTCCCATCCTCTCGAATGTTGTCCCAGTATATCCCTTCATTTGGTGATTCTAACTGCTTTGTCCATTTCAAAATTTTTATGGCCCAATCAAGATACTTCATATCACCCGTTACTTCATAAAGCTGAATAGCTAATACTGCTGCAGGACCATTGGAACAAGTATTTCTTGTTTTTTTATCAGTATTCCAGTAAATACCACCCCCTTTATCTTCCGACCATCCGCTGATCGCAAAATCAAACATCATTTTCGCCTTTTGTAAATATTTCTTATCACCTAATGTGTGATATGCTTCAATAAAATCTAGCCCTAACCATTCATTATCATCATAAAACTGCTGACCACCACCATATTTAATCACGTATGAATCATACGCTTCAGGCTTACTTTGTTCATTCCAGTACTTTTCAAGTCCATCGAGGACATTGATTAAATCATGGTAATACTGTTTACCAATACTAGGCATCTTTGCAAGAGCATTAATTGCAGAAATAACACCGGAATAAGGCCATAAAAATGAAACTTCTTGATCCTCTTCCTTCTTTTGATAATGT encodes:
- a CDS encoding glycoside hydrolase family 76 protein — translated: MAEQTYHALLNRFFLKHEGLYLEHYQKKEEDQEVSFLWPYSGVISAINALAKMPSIGKQYYHDLINVLDGLEKYWNEQSKPEAYDSYVIKYGGGQQFYDDNEWLGLDFIEAYHTLGDKKYLQKAKMMFDFAISGWSEDKGGGIYWNTDKKTRNTCSNGPAAVLAIQLYEVTGDMKYLDWAIKILKWTKQLESPNEGIYWDNIREDGSIDQTTYTYNVGTIIHSNALLYKLTNEDIYLIEASRLAESSLEYF